Genomic window (Cucumis sativus cultivar 9930 chromosome 2, Cucumber_9930_V3, whole genome shotgun sequence):
tacatatacatataaaaaaaaaaaaaatgaagtgttAAAAGGATTGATGGCCATTTCCACATGCAAACAaccaaaaagttgaaaagaaaagagagaaaaaactactcaaaacatttttaattttattgtctccatttcttttttaaagaaaaaataaatagtgttttaaacttatattttacctatttcactttcaaataaaagttgggataatatatgaaaataattggggaaaaaaagaaacttaaaatgaatgtgtttgttattttgaattgCTAAAAATTTGAGCTACCACCAAACCAACATGATGTCCTCTACTTGTTCACACAACCTATATACTACATACCACAGAAGActtccaaataaataaatacatgaacTAATCCTAAAGTATGGATTTGGTACCATAACTcccataaaattaatttgattggtcaaattaaatatgagGCACACATACATTGCCTACAATGATGTTAAACTATACATAAGTTTTAATTACGAAGTAAAACATGTATAAACAATTTAGCATACAAACAATGATGGGTTCTGCGAATTTCCTTTTTCACTCTATGCtaaaatgagtttttgttttgagttcTAATTTTGCAATCACATATTGTcttaaaaagatataattaaaagaatagagAAGCAACGGTGGAGAAAGGCCGACAGAGGGCGGTGGATGGCAGTACGACGCCGTTTCTTACGCCCACTGAGGTTCAATTGCACCGACACAAAATGATCGGAGTTTAAATAATACTGATTAGGACaccataattaattaataattaatacttaataaataataatagtaataagaattaattaattaatacgtGCACACTAAAAAGAAAGTGCATAATTGACCACTTTATACTGCCATCACATTTTGATATTCATTAATCCCCAACATAATCAATGATGcctaagtttattttattttatttttgatgtttgtgctctcttttattttattttattttattttccatctttaaagaaaaagttacaTCTTTATTCCTCATTTCCTTGAAGggttttaattattgtttttaatagaGAAAAACCTATTatcaattaacatttttactttaaattttagtaatataatCCCATGCTATGTTTTgcattttaaacttaattaataaaacaaaagtaattgAATTGAATGTTGTAacaaatgatgaagaaaaggGGTAAGTAAATTATGTAATAAAGAGattaataatgaagaaaatgtaaaattgaccaatatgtaatttaatatgaatgtTGCGTTGGTAGAAACAAAAGACCTAGGCTTTAATTCATATACTTTTTAGGCTCtccttttcaattcatttctttttgttttaaggcAAATTAATCAAAGGGAAATTGATGTTGTTGCCAACCATTATAGTTGTGGACCTCATGTTATGGTTTAGAgtctctttcccttttccaaaataaaaaaaaaagcacttaTTCTTCTAAGGTTTATAGGATATGTTgactaaatttctaaattttaggAAGAATAATTGTCTCTATTAACAATCCATTGACTGGATTTACTTAGATTAAAATGGAAAGGAATACTTTGCAACACTTAAGTACACTTTGTAGCTTTGTTTTCGattgaaaagtatatatatatattatttagtttatttgaatAAGAGTGagttaaaagttattttgagcATGTATATATAGGGAGATTtcctattttcaaaatttagtcaCTTCTCTTTCTAACAGTGAGTagtaagtttaaaaataataataaattgtatagctaacatttttttaaatttgcaaatataacaaaaatttgtaagtattttaaCGTATAATTGACTacctttgtaatttttttttaaaatgttgttatatatatgttaacgctttaaatctaattgttatattcataaccaaataaaaatatattatagtaGACAATCtagattttataaaacgtttaataagaaaaatacaattaatatgAACATAATTCAATCATTATTAACCTATACTACACCCTTTGAGGTCATAAATCCAAACCTCGTACTCCCccttataaaaaatattatgttataatatcatttttattcttatactctaaagttggttgaattttagttcttatatAAGTAAttcaaagttattttttatcaaaatttattaaataataataacgatactatttatgaaaaaaatctaatatgTAAGAATATCGACTACTTTATAGtagaaatgttgaaaaaaataaaaatcaaccatAGGGgagattaaatttaagattagtGGATGGataagaactaaaattaaactatgaaacatacaaaagaaaatgatttataaacttaaaattattaatttacaatGCAGGCTCATAtgattaacaatttaatataaacCTTTCAAAATGAGCATCTAAAATTCCGAATTGACATTCCAAGGACTCATTCGTCGAAatttagggaaaaaaattgGAGATTTGAGGAAGAAACTCCCTAAGGTGGTTGAACCTTTCCAAGCCAAAAACCATCACTTTGAATGTTTATCTAAACAGTAGGCAACGAGCGGGCCTTGGCTGCAGCTCTTTCTAAGGCCTTCAACCTGTTTGCTTCCATTCGAACTCTCTGTTCCTCTGTAAGCTCACTTGTTTCACTTGAATTGCTAGTCTTTGGTTCTTGGTTGGCCACACCTTCCATAGTTCCACCAATGGTTAAGGAATCACTTTGTTCATTCTGCAACGGTTCCTACAACCATGTAAATAAAATCAGCAATCAGTTGTAGATCGTCGGGTAATACGTCAGGAAATGGTGTTGGGTTTCAACAAATTTGAGTTCTCTTAGATCATATTGGAATTGTTTTATGTAATCTTCTGGGCAATCCTATAATTTCCAATgtttgtcataaaaaaaacaagcaatCTCTAGTTAGAGATTATACAAATGCTAGATAATATAATGGAGGTATTCTTGCTTCAAGTTTCTCATCCAGTGGAAGGTTCCATCGATAGATATCGTTAGTATATGCACAAGGGTTTTGCCCAAAGAGCTTAGGTGAAAACCGTTTAATGCATAGCTTTCACCCGTGTATAAAACTTCTTCGTACTTGTATCACACTTCATAACTTTCACCTATGAATGAAGCTTCTCCATATACAAGGACAGATGTAAATGAGAGAATGCAGTAAGGTAATAAATGGCGGTGCTATTTTCAGGAACTTTGAAtgatttttcatcttctagACTCgctctatttttctttacttaatTGGAAAGAGTCACATGACAAGTTTTCTTGCTACTTAGGTGCGATGGGACTTGGGagaagaataattatatttatgtggTTTTGATCTTATATTGGAATTGAGTGAAAGTAGCTATAAATCACTAACAATTCAtctaaattgatttgaaagtTGGGGTTTAAACTTACAGAATTATTAGTTTGGAGTTATAAGAGTACAACATTTTAGGGATATAAATTGGTTTTATCcctaacaaaagaaattatagacCATCATATGGGTCAGTTACTTAAACAGCATTTTATTTCGCTGTCATTAGGTGCTGACCTGATAAAAATAAGCTTTAAGCgcaaattttagttaattggGGCGGGTGCagtaacatatatatttttgataaaCGACCTGACAATTTCATCTGGAAAATTGGTCTGCCAAGTAAAGGGCTCAAGAAACATAGTTTGCTTCACTATGAATATTCCGGAAATCTACATTTATGACTCGTGGTAAAATTTCTTCGTTCAATTCAGTAATTACGACGCTTTTCTTAGTAAGAATATGattgaaactaaaacaatGGTAGGGATGGAAACCAACCAATTGttcagaagaaaaagaaatgaacaaagaaagaCTTACTTCCGTAGCTTTCTCATAAACTTCCTGAAGCATGTCCTCTTCAATGTCATCAGCACCATTATTCCTCAAAGACGCCTCTTCCTGATTATCGAATACATCATCCGGATCCTTGGCTTCTGCAAGGATTGGCAGACGGGTTTAAATTTCAAGCAGAGGGGTAATCAAATAATGATTAGCCTCAGGATCTAAAAATCTTTTCCAATCATCGCATCAGAGAATAGTTTCACACAtgagaaattagaaaatactCAAGTAGATGAATTTAAATTCCTAAGTTACATTTCTAACCACACAGCCAGCATCATACCATACCACAAAGtacaaagaaaattatgaatcCAACATAACTATTAATTACTGACAACATTCTGATACAATATACCCATCCCAAGCACCAACTGCTTAGTGCATACTAAAGTGGGCATCCAGATGCCAAAGGGTTAGAGGGTATTTCGAACTAAGCCCCAATTGGCAAAGGTTTATATTGTTATCAAAATTCCCAAGCGTATGAATGAATAGAGGAAGATGAGAAGTTCCTTTTCattccatctcaaaatcaattatgaaTGAGATGGTAACTTATGTATCTTAAAAAGATTGTGAAGTTTTTCCACTTTCCGGATGTATCCacgacattttaaattaaaaaacttaactttcattgagaagaaatgaaagctAAGAAGCATGGACACTTCAGCTTGGATAGTGTAACCGTGTCGAACACTTAAGCACTTTGACACTTGGCGGACACCTTTCGGACGCTTGTTAGTGCAACAAATGTATTAGATATGCATAGAACACTCATTGAGTAGGCTAAAAAGACACATatatgacaataataataatttttggaCATGAAATACATCAAGCTAAGtcttttaagcatataaacgcatcaattcatttactatgaattttcttttactataaaaatgatatatatacttttaatatgatattttaataaacgTGTCCTTGCTGTGTCGTGTcctagatttttaaaatatggtgtGCCATCGTGTCTGTATCATGTCGTTTTCGTATCTCGTGTTTGTGCTTAGAATGAAAGTAAGAAAGTATACATAGACAAACAAAACGGAGAAGCCCACGTCAAGAAGGGCCAACTATAATAAGCCCCAATCTAGTAAAATGTGACTCAACGGAAAAAAGATTTGGATACCAATGCCTAAGAAAGATGAGAAGTTGACGGAGACAATATATTGACGGAAGATGAAGATAAGTAAAGGctaatgaaaaacaaaagccaCATACAACTCCTCACCAGAGGGTGTGTTCTCCATCATAATTAAGCTTATTGATACCAACCAGCCCCTTAAATACACTCAGATAGATTGAGCCCAAGCCAACATCGTTCTACCAACGCAAATCTGAGAACGACAATTTTATATGGAGCTGTCTGGTGGGAGTGGGACATGAAAAACAACGATAGTAATTGTTGCTTGCTTCATTATATTGGCAGTTCAGtcgacttcaaatttatctaaaccatatttaatttttttaaacagatTGAGAGGGCAATGATTAACTTACTAAACACAAACACAATTTGACCAAATAGGATGAAAATATATGTGTCTTCTAATAAATGAGAATACTAGAAGGTACCTTTTTCATTGTtgacatcatcatcatcatcatttaaaattgGTGCCTCACGCCACTTTGTAGGATCCCCTCCCCTGGCAACTCTCTCTCTTAGTTCTCCAAGACACATCTGATCAAAATGTCTTTTTAGTAAGAACGCCAATTCATTACAAATTAGATATCatttaataaacaaacttGCTCCGTGTTGAtctgatttaaaaaataaggatTCAGTTAAAATATTACGGAGTTCACACTCTCTGTCTCTACTCCCTTCAGATGCACTGGGTTTCTTAAGAGCAGTTCCTTTagatcaaattctatcaatactAGTATCACAGTATGCTATTAGGCTAAACTTATGTATTTTGAAGCCATGTATGTACACCTCTGTGATACGCTCATtgtaaaagaacaaaaaacagtCATTTTTACCTTTACACGTTTCGTAGCAGCTACTTGTTCCACCTTATGTACAAAATGCTCGAAAGAGTAATAGGGGAGTATATGAGAATGCCATTCCCTGTATAATCCAATAAGATTTTCCAAATCATTGATCTGCAAAACACCAGTCAAAAGTATATCTCGATTAGTGCAATAATCAAATCATTAGAAAATGACAATGGATGAGACAACGACACCGTAATAGGAAAAATTATACATGTACGTACACATTGTTGATGAAATACACATGGCTATAACTCAAtggaaaaaagtttgaaaccGGATTTCCAATAAACAAACCATTACGGGTAAGTACCGATTTCCCCTGACGAAGCTTGGGCTCTCTCAAACAATTCTTCATTGAAATATGTATGCGCATTAAAATTGTTTCTAATTATACAGCAATgtcttaattttttacttGCTGCTTTGAATGACCAATCACTGGATCTCGCTAACCGATCAACAAGTCTGGGTCTACAAGCCTAGATTGGGGTTTATGGGTGTTGgttgtattcatatttatattatttacaattttggcTCTAAGGTTTAGAATAGTTTAATGCACTGTATATAGACTTTATAAGCTCTCTATAATCTGTAATCCGACGTTTATCTCTGATAATATAGTTGATCTCTACCACTGCACTTAGATGATGTTAAAATAGTTAGTGAACCACCTTTCGATTATTCTACCATTTACGTTTACTGTTTCCTTTGATGCTCGAATTCGTAACAAAAACGTAGACCATAGAACGCACCAGACTGTAATTActatattattttggaaaCCCCATTTGTTGTTGAACAGCAATGTTGAAATATAACTCAAACAAAACTCATATATGCCAGATGGGAACAAATGAACTAATTAAGTTAGAAtgggaagaaaaatagaagataaCCTCGTGTCCACGGCCACGATACTTGAAAGCACGAGGAAAATGGCGAAGGACGTAACCTAGACCATCGTCGGAAAGGAGTAGCTCAGGAGTGAGCTTGGGCCTGGTTCTGGGGGCTTTCTTTGGCTTCTCTACAGCTTTTGAAGGAGCAGCAGGAGGAGAGGAGAAAGAAGGTGTGGAAGAATTGGAAGTAGGATTGGGATTTGGAGCGGAGGAAGGGCAATCACGAGACCAGTGGCCCGGCTTCCCGCACTTGAAGCATCCCGTCGGCGCTGGGACGGCGTTGTTGTCCTTCTCCATGTTGGATCCGATCCGATGGGGATATGGAAATTTGGAATTAACTTTTGTGTGGAGAAATTGAAGTAAGTGTTTTGTGAATCTTTGTGATTATGAACGAAACATCATAAACCCTATGGGAAAATCTTCTTGGTGTTTTTGGCGCGAACATTGGCGCCATTCccatcctttcttttcttttctttaaagcCACATTTAACCCTGCTCATTCCAAATTTGGATTTCTTACCTCACATactcctaatccaaaatataacaaatttttaaaatatttatgggtCATGCAATCAAAcgaaaatgaatatttattcCTCTCATCATACAAATACGATTGTGATAAGTTTAAATTATCACAAAACTATTGTaacaaataatctttaaatgATTCTTACTCGGTTTGGTTTAGATTTTTAAGTTGGATTGAGATTTAGCTACgatacaagaaaaatattcaaatctaaacgaatatattgtataatattgttttcattttcaagctgtttgttatatttttaaaaatatcctttatattttattattttaatattacatttttccTAGTTTTTGTACTCCTCGtttttacaaacaaaaaacaacactaatttaaaatggcataactatattaaaaattattaagaaatcgttaaaataaaataatatttttatttaaaatgttgtaaaTTGATGTGAAATGGAAAGAGACTAAGTTTGAACTTTGTTAGAAGTACAATAAAGAGAAGAGTTTTGAGTGTAATTCATAGAATTGAGTTTTATTATGTAATGGGAATGGTATAATTTTGAAcaataaatgttaaaattagcTGGGAGTAAGGTTACCAAACAcgataataaataatttaggtCACCGGATTACTGACCAATTTAGTCCCTTTTggaaaaactaatttaaactTAAGGCTAACCAAATTTGGGGATTTTGGGCACCAAAACAAAGGGTTTAGTTAAAAAACACAGACagagaataaaagaaattagaaaatgagaaagtgAAGTTTGATACTTAGGTATATATGATAAAGatgattgaaaatgtaaagGAAATGTTGAGAATTGGGAATTGAGTTAGGAAATAAAGGGAAAGAGAAATGTCACGTGGTAGTTAAGAAAATAGACCCCATTTTACCAAAGGCAAGTGGCAACAAAGGGCGAGAGCGAGTTAATCTCATCTTCCTCTCTCCGTCTCATTGGTTTCATCGTCTTTCTCTTTCCCTTCGCCACCTCCATCTACACCGGCGGACATTACtaagctctctctctctctctctctctccccccttcctcttctttccACAACAAtctcttttttcattctccaaccagattcatttttttctctccatctccTATCATCCAATGGCTTCAGCCTCAGCAGCTTCCGCAGTCGCCAAACCTCCCTCCACTTCTCTGCCTCCTCGCACTTTCAACTACACCACCTCTCATTCTTCGCTCTCCTTTCGCCTACCCAACAAGCCCAAACTCCGAATCTTCACAAGGGTATGCGCcaattcatcttcttcttctttttttcttccacttttaaCTAGATTCTTTCTATCTTATTTCTCCCAATTGTTGTCATTTTACGTGATGCGTTTCTGATTTACGATTCTCctgcaattttttctttttctgggttggttttgaatttctcTGCGTGCTAATTGGTTTTGTGATTTGGAAAGAATCTGGAAGAGTGTGTTTGGAGGGTTCTTTTGAATGGAATTCTTGGACTGTTTTTGCTGTTATGTTGAAGTTCGAAAGCGATTTTAAAGAGTGAAAGAGACGTAGATTTGGTGTAAGTCGGGTACAGGTAGCATATAATTCAGGGGGCCATGTTTCTGGAAACGTATACAAAACAAACTCCTCCAACTTTTGTAATGGCATGTAGTTTGAGAGAGAAGCAAGGATATCGTCAGAAGCTCCCAAATGAATAAAGTCTTTAAAAGGGTAGTTATGTATGGAAAGGGAAAGTGTCCTTTTTGGTGGTTGCTATAGTTTGTAACTAGTGATGTAAGCATATATCACAGATATGTTTTTAAGTAGTTTTCGGAGTATTCTTTTTCACAAATGGTCATGGTTCAGGTTCAGTGAAGTCTATTTCATCTGTCTATTGTCTATCAGATTCAAAATCCATCTGTTATAGCATTTTAGGTGGAACAACTAATGAACTCTAACTTAATAACTATTAAATCTTTTGGTGATCTCAATACTCATTACTCAATTTACTTGAGAtccattgttatttatttggaGTTTTGTCAATGCTAATGATTGCATTGATCTATACCACTTCAGCTGAAAATCTATTTTCCATGCCATGCTGTTACCCTCTCATGATTAGAGCATGTGATATACGTTAGCATTATGTTGCAGGGGGTGCAGCCTGTTCGTAAGCATTCAACTCTCATTCGAGCACAATTGAACGAGGTATGTATGCTTACTTCAAATTCTAATTGTAGAaggattttattttgttgaagtaTTCACTCCTTCCTAACGTCCTGTCCTTGAAGTTGTCTGTTTCATTGAAGGATCCCGTTGATGTACCTACTGTTGCAAAGATTACATCTGAATCTGATGATTTAGCATCAGATGGAAGTGCTAAGCCATCGAGTGATCaatcttctaaaattttggcAACGGAAGAGTCCATCTCTGAGTTCATTACTCAAGTTTCAAGCCTTATCAAGTGAGCTAGCTCAATCTCTGAACTTTTTCTCTAAAGTAACCTACATATGGATGTGGTTATAACATGTTCCTTTACCTGCTCCCAGACTAGTTGATTCCAGAGATATTGTAGAGTTGCAATTGAAACAGCTCGACTGTGAAGTGGTGATTCGGAAAAAGGAGGCCTTACCACAGCCACCACCTCCTGCTGCCATTCCAATGATGTATGCACCCCCACCGTCAGTAGCACAGTCAGCTCCTCCCCCTATGCCTGCTGCACTACCAGCGCCTGCTTCTGCTTCAAGTCCTCCATCTTCACCTCCGCCTGCCAAGTCAGCTGCATCCTCCCTTCCACCTCTTAAATGTCCTATGGCTGGCACATTCTACCGTTGTCCAGGACCTGGACAACCACCATTTGTGAAGGTAAATTTTATGGCCAATGCTAAATagtatttcataaataaatttatttgaatggtTCTGCTGCAACATCTATTTTGATGGTAAATCTGCTTTTGGGAATATTTGTGGAATTCTTCCCACAGGTTGGCGATCGAGTTAAGAAGGGGCAAGTTTTATGCATCATTGAGGCCATGAAATTAATGAACGAAATAGAAGTAAGATTTCCCATCTCCATCCACTTAAATCTTATGAATATGAgaagttattttgaattttacagTTGATAGTCAATCCATATTCTACCACTGCTTGCTAACTCACTGTCTTCCTTCAGTTTTATGCCCCGTTCCCTGTTTTCCTTGCTAACAGTATATTCTATACCTACCATTTGGTATTGTCTATTGATGAGGGACTGTACTAGAATCACTATCGGATTCACATAGTTTCCGAATTTTACATTCACTGTTTATAATGGCTTCATTATGGATGAAACAATCACTAAATACAGGAAAGATGGAACAATAATCTACTAATTATGAGTTAACATTCATAACAACAATTTACGGGGAACAAAATTAGATCAGACCATTTTAGTTTGCTTCTTATTCTTCCATATGAACAATTTACCCCACAATATATATGTGAATCAGGGTAAATCTCCTATTACTCCTGCCCAATCCACAACCTATATTTGGTTCTTTGATAATTTCTAGTGATACAATTTATTGATCAACGAACTTTCATAcaacaaattataaacaaCCACAAAGGGAACTTACACAAAGGTGTTTGCACTGGCATTAATTACAAGAGGGGAAAAAAGGAGAGAATGAAGAGAGACATCAAGAAGAAACCTTAAAACTATAGGACACATTTGGACATATGTAACTCGATCCTATTAAAGAAAGATTGTAGCATCGAGATGAAACCCTGAAGTGAATAGCCTCCCGCACATGGTCCCAATCCtctctattttgaaaaagttgacAGTTCCTTTCCTTCCTAATATCCCAAAATGTAGCATTAATAGCTGGAATCCAAATAAATCTTAGCTTTATGATTCATATCCAAACCATAAAGCTTTTGGTTCAAGGACCTAACACCATCCGTATGGGAGCACCAAGAGACACCAAAAGGGTTAAGTAGATTAGTCCACAATTTTTAGCTAACCTAGAACCGCAAAAATATATCCTCATTCTTAAAGCATAAATAAGCAACAATAGTGGACATGCAAAAAAGTGAGCTTAAAAATACGAAAGAACACGAAGACATATGAAAAGGTGAACCTACAAAAGCTAGAGTTAACCTAATTGAGGAAACGATATCATTGGAGTTTCAATGTAAGACGataccatgttaaatcacTACTAAACCCAAAAATTTAAGTGGATGGGTTGTGGTGCATTTTATAGTATGGAAAATTTTAGGAAGTATGTTTACATGAGTTTAGAAGTTCagtaaaattgtaaaacattttaattttagaagttaCATTATCGTACGAAGTGTATATTGCaatatattacataaaaagAGGTAATAATCTGCCCACAATGAAGACATACATTCGACCATGGACATCTGTTCGGTCAATTGAACTtgagaataattttattgattctGATTTTGAATTCCTAGAATGCTGTTATCGAGCCACCCTTAAAGTTAATATAGAGTTGAATAATGTCTCGTTGTCAGCTACTACTCAGAACACTAGTTTGAGTCACAACATATGCTAATGTTTGCTCTTAAATAAACTAATCTTCAGGCTGATCAATCGGGCACCATAGTCGAGGTTATTGCAGAGGATGGGAAGCCTGTTAGTGTTGGCACGGTAAGTCATTCAAACGATTACAGTTAATTGTAATGAATAGCTTAACTCTACATACATTATTTGTTTTCCTGGATTCATGGACTTGTTGTGTCTTCTGGTTTCTTTGCAGCCTTTGTTTGCCATTCAACCTTAGACAAATCCTGTTTCGAATACACGTGACGGGTTAAGCAGATGAGATTAAGATGAGTTTGGGAAGCAAATTGAGTTTCCGAGAAAGTTTCAGTTGTGAGTTAGTTATGTTAGTCTCTATTTTTatccctcttcttcttttttcctctttaattGAGTGTAG
Coding sequences:
- the LOC101222555 gene encoding TIMELESS-interacting protein; amino-acid sequence: MEKDNNAVPAPTGCFKCGKPGHWSRDCPSSAPNPNPTSNSSTPSFSSPPAAPSKAVEKPKKAPRTRPKLTPELLLSDDGLGYVLRHFPRAFKYRGRGHEINDLENLIGLYREWHSHILPYYSFEHFVHKVEQVAATKRVKMCLGELRERVARGGDPTKWREAPILNDDDDDVNNEKEAKDPDDVFDNQEEASLRNNGADDIEEDMLQEVYEKATEEPLQNEQSDSLTIGGTMEGVANQEPKTSNSSETSELTEEQRVRMEANRLKALERAAAKARSLPTV
- the LOC101207970 gene encoding biotin carboxyl carrier protein of acetyl-CoA carboxylase, chloroplastic isoform X2; protein product: MASASAASAVAKPPSTSLPPRTFNYTTSHSSLSFRLPNKPKLRIFTRGVQPVRKHSTLIRAQLNEDPVDVPTVAKITSESDDLASDGSAKPSSDQSSKILATEESISEFITQVSSLIKLVDSRDIVELQLKQLDCEVVIRKKEALPQPPPPAAIPMMYAPPPSVAQSAPPPMPAALPAPASASSPPSSPPPAKSAASSLPPLKCPMAGTFYRCPGPGQPPFVKVGDRVKKGQVLCIIEAMKLMNEIEADQSGTIVEVIAEDGKPVSVGTPLFAIQP
- the LOC101207970 gene encoding biotin carboxyl carrier protein of acetyl-CoA carboxylase, chloroplastic isoform X1, which translates into the protein MASASAASAVAKPPSTSLPPRTFNYTTSHSSLSFRLPNKPKLRIFTRGVQPVRKHSTLIRAQLNELSVSLKDPVDVPTVAKITSESDDLASDGSAKPSSDQSSKILATEESISEFITQVSSLIKLVDSRDIVELQLKQLDCEVVIRKKEALPQPPPPAAIPMMYAPPPSVAQSAPPPMPAALPAPASASSPPSSPPPAKSAASSLPPLKCPMAGTFYRCPGPGQPPFVKVGDRVKKGQVLCIIEAMKLMNEIEADQSGTIVEVIAEDGKPVSVGTPLFAIQP